GTTCTCTGCAATTAGACAACATACATATAAAGAAACTCACTAGTTTTATTTTAATCTAAAACAAATACGTAGGACACCTTGTGTCCACAAATTGTTTTTACTAGCAAACTTCCATGGCCTCACTAAAATCTTTTGATCACATGAGTTGTCAGGATGTccatatatagatgtatatatgaagtaatatatatgtatatatacgaatatttatttatttactcttACTAAAATTTCTCAATTCATTTAGTTAAATagtaatatacatataacttaacaaAGATTAAAGATTAATGAAACGTTGTTAGAAtggtaattatatttatatgatatagattaaataaataatatgtataaataatcatatcatatttatatatacgtaGTTATGGctaaaacttttattattattattattataaaatcataaTGATATGAACATGAATAAACTAGATGGATTAAAAGTTGGTGAAAGACACAcactttaaagataatacttgaatCAAAATATTGAATGGAAATTTAGATATGAAGGAAAGTATTATGATTTAACATTATGATAAGGATAgtgtattataacttgaaaatattttatTTGTAAAACCCTAATATGGATGTGATATTGTGTATATATGAAAACATATAGATATATGTGGAAGATTATGTTTATGCGTATATGTAGATATACATGTATACATGAGTGCACGCATGTATAGATGTAGATACATATATACGTACTACATAATTAGaagtatatgtgtatgtgtgtaaatatatatatatatatatatatatatatatatatatatatatatatatgaaaagaaaTAATGTAAAGAAATTATAATGTGACTTAAATATTATTAAAGGGTAATAGAATATGTATTGAAAATGGAAATAAACAAGTGATGTATTCCTATACTCACTAGAACATACGTGGAATTAAAAATCACAAACAAATAACGTATGACTTTCACGAGACTCATCGCTACTTACGGTCATGGATGGTGTCTAGGTTTCCAGTTTGGGATAAGGTTGTAGATCTCGAATGTCACGACTTAAAGTCAgatcaagagtcctggcccccggttacatctggctgtcctttgacttacttgatagcaacgaggatCGTTTGAGTTATGCAACATCTAAACTATGGGAATGATTAACATTGTAAACTCTAGAAAGGACACCggtaatatatatgaacatatatatcaaacacataactataatgatgatgatgatgaccatgatgatcCAACGAACTTAAACCTAATGATGATAGGTTGACAACTTTGGACTACTGCTGCTATTTGCTATCACACTATTACTGTGCTCATAAGGTGAGTCATAGCcccatctttttaattgttttataaactattttcggggtgagaatacatgtcttTTTCTATTTTACAATGTAGACACAAGTGCTAAACCTACATTCTATGCTGAGttataaccgaaaatcccttagctttggtaactagtaactaccagtttaggaactggtgggcgcgaataattgtatatggatccatagggcttgacatccccgtccgtccgGGTTAGAAACTAACCTAAACTTAACGGGCGTATACTATTTGAGGTAGTACACAGTGGTTAAGTGTGCTTAGAAACAGGGGTACTAAACAAACGTTAAGgcttagttaccgggtgctcaaaCTTATAGAATCATTTTATATTTTAAAGATGCAGGCAAAGCATgcaaacgaaatcttgtggtctatactctATACTTTAtactacttaaacctatgattcactcaacctttgtgttgatgtttttacatgtttattctcaggtaattagggAATGCTTTCGCTCTAGCTAGTAAGGCAGTAGAGGTCCTGCATTTGGAAATGAAGATTTGTTTAAACTTTGATAGTGGCATTATGTCTTTACATTTTAAATACATTTGGTTTTGATTAGTACTTTGTTGGTTTTCTTTAAGTATTGTAAAACGTTTGGTTTTTGAAAAAATGCCACTATTGTTTTTAAAACGTTGCATATAGCTTGCATCGATCAGACTTTGACCTCTGGTAATACATCATGTCAATGCCAcattttgacggggtattacagttggtatcagagttctggttatagggaattaggatgTATTAGTGTGTCTTCCTATAGGATACGTTAATAAGCCTAATCTATAACTAGACGATTATAAGTTGCCTTACTTACTTGTTACCCTAGATTTTCTCATTTTCTTTTAGTTAAAAAGCTAACCCCATCATCCTCTCCGACTTCGAGGATGAAAGTCCTAACCATTCACCGAGGTACTACGACCTCCTCCGAATGGAGAAATTACCCCGACTATTTGACAATATGCATATATATCTAAGGATGCTAACTATGTATTTATTGTTTGAAGAACAATGTCTGGAAGATGAACTTACAGTCCTGAAGAACTCCGGGCACTTATCAATGAAGGTGTCTCCGCTGCATTGGCTAATATGCCTGGAGGCTCGAACACGAGACAAAACTGCACTTACAAGGAGTTTATGGCTTGTAAGCCACTACCATTCAAAGGCACTGAAGGACCAGTGGGTCTAACCCATTGGATTGAGAAGATGGAGTCAGTGTTTAGTATTATTAATTGTGCTCAAGCTAACTGGGTAAAGTTTGCTATTTCCACACTGGAAGGTAAGGCCTTGACCTGGTGGAATTCTATTGCTCGGCCTATGGGTCTCGAGGCTGCTCATGCCATCCCTTGGGAAGACATCAAAACTAGTATGACTGCTGAGTATTGTCCTGATAATGAAGTTAAGAAGATGGAGGCTGGGTTATGGGATCTAAAGGTTATTGGGACTGATCTTGCTACTTACACCAACCGCTATTTGGAATTGATTCTGCTGTGTCCGGGAATGGTCCCAACTGAAAGGAAGAAAATCGACCGTTATGTTAAGGGTCTCTCTGAAAACATTCAAGCTAGTGTTCATGCTTCTAAACCCCAAACTTTACAAGATACCGTTAATATGGCAAATGATCTCATGGATTAAATTACTCAACGGACTGCTG
This window of the Rutidosis leptorrhynchoides isolate AG116_Rl617_1_P2 chromosome 7, CSIRO_AGI_Rlap_v1, whole genome shotgun sequence genome carries:
- the LOC139859829 gene encoding uncharacterized protein, translated to MPGGSNTRQNCTYKEFMACKPLPFKGTEGPVGLTHWIEKMESVFSIINCAQANWVKFAISTLEGKALTWWNSIARPMGLEAAHAIPWEDIKTSMTAEYCPDNEVKKMEAGLWDLKVIGTDLATYTNRYLELILLCPGMVPTERKKIDRYVKGLSENIQASVHASKPQTLQDTVNMANDLMD